One genomic window of Acomys russatus chromosome 29, mAcoRus1.1, whole genome shotgun sequence includes the following:
- the Ndufs5 gene encoding NADH dehydrogenase [ubiquinone] iron-sulfur protein 5 — translation MPFLDVQKKLGISLDRHLTHQSVEQPFKIPSRCHAFSKEWIECAHGIGATRAEKECKIEFEDFEECLLRYKTIKRINQIKRQRDKLVKEGKYTPPPHHAGKEEPRP, via the exons ATGCCTTTCCTTGATGTGCAGAAAAAGCTGGGCATTAGCCTAGACCGTCACCTTACACACCAAAGTGTTGAGCAGCCCTTCAAGATTCCCTCTCGATGCCATGCTTTTTCAAAGGAGTGGATAGAGTGTGCACATGGAATTGGCGCTACTCGGGCTGAAAAAGAGTGCAAGATTGAATTTGAAGATTTTGAAGAGTGTTTGCTGCGGTACAAAACG ATAAAGCGAATTAATCAGATCAAGCGACAGCGAGATAAGCTAGTCAAGGAGGGGAAATACACCCCTCCCCCTCACCATGCGGGCAAGGAGGAGCCCCGGCCCTGA